From the Chlamydiota bacterium genome, the window ATGCCCTCTGTGGCGCAGCGATGATGATGCAATGGCGGCACAGAAATTACAGAGAAATGCGTTTGATCCCATCGACGAGCACTAATTCCCCGAAATTGATGATGAGACCGCGCCTCCGCCCTGTCGCTCTCAGATAGGATAGAACCTGAGAAGTGGCAACCTCGGGCACACTATGAAGGGACTTCAATTCAACGACCACTTCTCCCTCCACGAGTAGATCCAGTCTTTGACCGCTAATGGGATGACCCTTATATACTATATCCACGCCGATTTGACGCTCGAATCTGATGCCCCGGAGCACAAACTCGTGACAGAGGGCTTCTTCATACACGGATTCGAGCAGGCCGGGCCCAAGTGTCTTGTGCACTTCAATGGCGGCGCCGATGATCTTCCCCGTCAATTCGTCGGTCATAGTACCCTAATGGGTATTTGTTAACTCTGTGATCTCTGTGTCCTCTGTGGCAACGATGAGTGCATCCCCGCGGCGGAATTCCCGCCCCGTCCTCTTCAGGTACCGCCGCGTCCTCCGCGAGAGCGTGCGCCAGATCCCGGGAAGCTCCGCGCGCCGCGCGGGGCCGAGGTACCATTTCAAAAACCGCATCCGATCGCGGATCCCGAGCAGGCCGAGGTCGAGGAACGACTTGTTGAGCTGGAGCAGGTTGCGGAGCACCTGCCGCCGGGAGAGGTCGAGCCGCGTCCGGACGAAGTCGAAGTCGGTGAGGAAGAAGGACGGCGTCCCGTCGCGGTTTGTCCCGACGAGGATGTTGGTCGCCTTCATGTCGCCGTGGTAGATCCCGACGCGGTGGACCTTCCTGAGGAAATGGGCGAAGAGGCGCATGAACGCCGCGACCTCCGCCTGCCGCGATCCGCCTCCGCGCCCGAGCCCCGCGAGGGCGTCGGCCAGGTTCACGACGCCCGGGATCTTCTCGGTGACGAGGTAGGCGTTGCGGAGGAGGTTCAGCGCGGAGCGCTCCTCGATCGCGGCCACCGCCCGCACCGCCCTGATGTTCCGGATCTCGATCGCGTAGGCGCCCCGCCAGGAGCGCAGCGCCTGCGAGCAGCGCCAGAGATAGTTGAACGCCTTCCAGCCGCGCTTGGGCTTGTAGTGCTTGATGAAGAGGGTGTGGCGGGCGCCGTGGAGCTCGATCTCCCGCTCCCAGAGGTCCTTGCTTCGCGACTCCTTGACCAGCCGCGCCCCGCCCGCCCGGAGGTCCCCGCCGAGGAACAGCTTCGCCATCCCGCCCCGCCACTCGCCGCGGCGGGCGAAGCCGCTGAATCCCTCGAAGGAGAGGCGCATGAAGTACTTGTTGTTGGCGAGGCAGCGCCCCTCCCTCCGTTTCCAGAGGCGCCAGCGCATCCGGCGCGTGCGCCGGTCGATCTCCGCCAGGTGCGCCCGCTTGTCGCGCTCCGAGCGCGCGTCGCCGGCGTAGTACGACTGGAGGAAGAGGAGGCGCTCGGGGGTGCTGAGGGAGATGCTCGCGAACATGTTGAACTGGGACAGACTGCGGAGCCGGCGCCGGAGGGGGAGCGAGGGGCTCGCGTTTGCCCGGTGGAGGTCGAGGAGGAAGATGCGCTTCCGGCCGCCGGGAAGCGTTTCGACGAGAAAGTTGCCCGGATGGAGGTCGCGGTGGTAGATCCCGCGGTCGTGCATCCGCCGCAGCAGGACGCCGAGGAGCACGATCAGCCGCCGCCGCTCCTTCGCGCCCGCCCGCAGGGTCCCGTCGGGGGAGAAGAGCGCCTCCTCGAGCGTCACGCAGTTGAAGAGCCGCACGGTCAGCAGGTAGCTCTCCCGCAGGACGCCGCCGCGGCGCCGTTCGCCGAAGGCGACCGGCACGACCGTCGGGAGGCCGCGCGCGGCCGCCGCCGTCGTGATGCGCCATTCCCGCCGCGCCTTGGAACCGCACAGGTTCGCCTTCAGCCACTCGCCCAGGTTCGCGTGCCGGTATATCTTCACCACGACCGGGACCTCGTCGGGATCGCCGGGGAGGGCGGCGCCGAAGATGATCCGTGCGGGGGACTTCTTGATCATCTGGCCGGCGCCCGCCCTGAGGAGCCGGCGCGGGCTGGGGGATCGGTCGGCGATGAAGAGCGGGGCGAACGCCGCGTTCACCTTCCAGCGGATGCCGCGCGAATCCTTGACCGTCACGACCTGGGACATGGGGCCGATTCCTGATCCCGGGCGCGCGGCGCGGAGCGGGGGACGCGGGCCGGGTCCGCGTCGCACGCCATCGCCGCGAACAGGGCGACGAGGAGGTTGATGTGCAGAAACGAGCTCCCCGAGAACCTGCCCGTCCAGCTGCAGTCCACGAGGGAGAAGGCGGCGAACGCCGCGAGCGCGGCCGCCAGCCCCTCGGCCAGCCCCGGCGACGACCGCGCCCCGCGCGCGGCCGTCCGCGCCAGGACCGCCGCCCCCCAGAGCAGGGCGGCGAGCCCGGCGAGGCCGGTCTCCGCGGCGACCTGGAGCGGCAGGTTGTGCGCGTGCTCGCGGTAGCGCAGGCCCGCCCTGGTCTGCGCGGGAGGAGGCAGCGCGGCGTCCTTCTCCTCGTAGACGGCACAGGCCCGCCTGAACTCGCCGGGCCCGACCCCGAGGAGCGGGCGGGCGCGGACCATCCGCGCGGCGCTCTTCCAGACGACGAGCCGCCATGCCGCGGTGCGGTCTCGGGCCTGTCCGGTCGCGGCGAGGCGGCGCGCGACGCGGCCGCTCGGCAGCACGGCGAGCGCCATCGCCGCCGCGACGATCAGCCAGACCCACCTCCAGGAGCGGAGCAGCGCCAGGGCGGCCGCCGCCGCGACCAGGGCGAGCCAGGCCGCGCGGGAGTAGCTGTAGACGGCGCAGAGGAAGACGAGGAGCAGGGCGAGCGCCGCCCCCGTCCACGCCGAGGGGCGCGCGGGGGAGGGGAGCAGGGAGACGCCGAGGGCGAGGGCGAACGCCATGCAGAGCCCGAGCGCGTTCTTGCCGTCCCAGAGCGGGTACCGTTGGTCCACGATGCGCGTGAGCCCCGCCTGCGCGTGGTAGCCGAGATCCACGGCGGCGACCAGGACCGCCGCCGCGACG encodes:
- a CDS encoding GxxExxY protein → MTDELTGKIIGAAIEVHKTLGPGLLESVYEEALCHEFVLRGIRFERQIGVDIVYKGHPISGQRLDLLVEGEVVVELKSLHSVPEVATSQVLSYLRATGRRRGLIINFGELVLVDGIKRISL
- a CDS encoding O-antigen ligase family protein gives rise to the protein MSARSKSTDCDLRTVTGAHRILAAFDRLLAAVFWAVLVILFLRPSAFRLATPLGSLSVTSAKNIAVVFCGLWLALAVVRPRRYIVRTPLDLPIALLLASIAASALLSPFGPASERGAALLEAACYALFFYGASYLFRGAVRPRRVAVAFVAAAVLVAAVDLGYHAQAGLTRIVDQRYPLWDGKNALGLCMAFALALGVSLLPSPARPSAWTGAALALLLVFLCAVYSYSRAAWLALVAAAAALALLRSWRWVWLIVAAAMALAVLPSGRVARRLAATGQARDRTAAWRLVVWKSAARMVRARPLLGVGPGEFRRACAVYEEKDAALPPPAQTRAGLRYREHAHNLPLQVAAETGLAGLAALLWGAAVLARTAARGARSSPGLAEGLAAALAAFAAFSLVDCSWTGRFSGSSFLHINLLVALFAAMACDADPARVPRSAPRARDQESAPCPRS